One Terriglobia bacterium DNA window includes the following coding sequences:
- a CDS encoding 4-hydroxyphenylacetate 3-hydroxylase N-terminal domain-containing protein — MSSNTPPRPAQSTATRTKPFTSEEYFESLRDGREIWIYGERVKDVTTHPAFRNTVRMLGRLYDALHDDRKDVLCTETDTGSGGYTHKFFKAPRNTEEMVGGRDAIAEWARVTYGWMGRSPDYKAAFLATLGANAEFYDPFTENARRWYKKVQEEVTFVNHAIVNPPVDRNKQLDEVRDVYMHVDKETDAGLVVSGAKVVATTSTLTHYNFIANNGALPIKTKEFAFVCIVPTDSPGLKLFCRPSYEMAAAAVGSPFDYPLSSRLDENDSIIVFDKVFVPWENVFAYGDIDKVNNFFPRSGFLPRFMFHGCVRLAVKLDFIAGLLLKGVEATGSKDFRGVQAQVGEVLAWRNLFWGLTDAMARTTTPWTPGYVLPNLDYGLAYRVAASVIYPRLKEIIQNVMASSLIYLPSHANDFKVPEIHKYLDQFVRGSNGYSAEERVKLMKLMWDAIGTEFGGRHELYERNYFGSHESIRFETLMVSDLLGQSAKYKGFAEQCMAEYDLNGWTASDLINPDDINVVMKKAASQK; from the coding sequence GTGAGCAGCAACACTCCTCCCCGTCCCGCACAGAGCACCGCGACGCGCACGAAACCGTTTACCTCGGAAGAGTATTTCGAGAGTTTACGTGACGGACGCGAGATCTGGATCTACGGTGAACGCGTAAAAGATGTGACGACGCATCCGGCATTCCGAAACACCGTACGGATGCTTGGCCGGCTCTACGACGCCCTGCACGATGACCGCAAAGACGTGCTCTGCACCGAAACGGATACCGGCAGCGGCGGGTACACGCACAAGTTCTTCAAGGCGCCGCGCAATACGGAAGAGATGGTGGGCGGTCGCGATGCGATCGCGGAGTGGGCTCGCGTGACTTATGGCTGGATGGGCCGAAGCCCGGATTACAAAGCCGCATTCCTGGCGACGCTGGGCGCCAATGCGGAGTTCTACGATCCCTTCACCGAAAACGCCCGCCGCTGGTACAAGAAGGTCCAGGAGGAAGTGACCTTCGTGAATCACGCCATCGTCAATCCTCCGGTCGACCGCAACAAGCAACTCGACGAGGTGCGCGACGTCTACATGCACGTCGACAAGGAAACCGACGCAGGCCTGGTCGTCAGCGGCGCCAAGGTTGTTGCCACGACGTCGACGCTCACTCACTACAACTTCATCGCAAACAATGGCGCGCTGCCGATCAAGACGAAAGAGTTCGCATTCGTGTGTATCGTTCCGACCGACTCTCCCGGCCTGAAGCTGTTCTGTCGTCCATCGTATGAAATGGCTGCGGCGGCCGTCGGCAGTCCGTTCGATTACCCGCTCTCCAGCCGCCTGGACGAAAACGATTCCATCATCGTCTTCGATAAAGTATTCGTGCCCTGGGAAAACGTGTTTGCATACGGCGATATCGACAAGGTGAATAACTTCTTCCCACGATCCGGATTCCTGCCGCGCTTCATGTTCCATGGATGCGTCCGGTTGGCGGTGAAACTCGACTTTATCGCCGGCCTGCTGCTCAAAGGAGTCGAAGCCACCGGCTCAAAAGACTTCCGGGGGGTGCAGGCTCAGGTCGGCGAAGTCCTGGCATGGCGCAACCTCTTCTGGGGTTTGACCGACGCCATGGCGCGAACGACAACACCCTGGACTCCCGGCTATGTGCTGCCGAATCTCGATTACGGCCTGGCTTACCGGGTGGCGGCGAGCGTGATTTATCCGCGCTTGAAGGAAATCATTCAGAATGTCATGGCGAGTTCCCTGATTTACCTGCCGTCGCATGCCAACGATTTCAAGGTGCCGGAAATCCACAAGTATCTCGACCAGTTCGTGCGCGGTTCCAATGGCTACTCCGCGGAAGAGCGGGTCAAGCTGATGAAGCTGATGTGGGACGCCATCGGCACGGAATTCGGTGGACGCCACGAACTATATGAACGCAACTATTTCGGCAGTCATGAGAGCATTCGCTTCGAAACGCTGATGGTCAGCGACCTGCTTGGGCAGAGCGCGAAGTACAAGGGTTTCGCCGAACAATGCATGGCGGAATACGATTTAAACGGCTGGACAGCATCGGATCTGATCAATCCGGATGACATCAATGTCGTCATGAAGAAGGCGGCATCGCAGAAGTAA